One genomic segment of Brassica napus cultivar Da-Ae chromosome A3, Da-Ae, whole genome shotgun sequence includes these proteins:
- the LOC106434933 gene encoding phosphoinositide phosphatase SAC4 → MTTSSSSMENGGGSSSSSGSSSLHGCMQEFKLFQTHSNFYMIGWNGSGVYRVLKIDRLDASELNVSEDSTAYTKKECYELLKRIHEGNKATGGLKRVAVCYGIIGFIKFLGPYYMLVITERREIGEICGHRVYEVSKSEMISLQHSSVLGNIANSRDENRYKRLLCMVDLTKDFFFSYSYNIMRSFQKNVCDHESGGTLYKKMFVWNEFLTRGIRHHLRNTVWTVALVYGFFKQTTLSEAGRNFKLTLIARRSRHNAGTRYLKRGINESGNVANDVETEQIVSEDVPEDNPMQISSVVQNRGSIPLFWSQETSRMILKPDIVLSKRDLNYEATRLHFENLVERYGIPIIILNLIKTKERRPRESILRAEFANAIDFINKDLPEENRIRFLHWDLHKHFQSKTANVLALLGKVAACALMLTGFFYYQVTPAMKLDGGMSLSSSDADMSTHNSSDDDSGEYDSLEKNLPPSKNVANGDYDKPGMLQRGVLRTNCIDCLDRTNVAQYAYGWAALGQQLHALGIRDAPTIELDDRLSSALMGLYERMGDTLAYQYGGSAAHNKVFSERRGQWRAATQSQEFLRTLQRYYNNAYMDADKQDAINIFLGTFQPEKGRQAIWELRSDSRSNGQNGEISIEEDERFLVKRCLSDGNILHESRTPMSAMSSKHESISHKGFVSSRQVNHVTSESSPDMPAAGDVSLSRCTPSMPSTHFFGDAKKIQHNGSSSYYLSEQEDMSSVSNFVDVEWLSSSENLCENDQLYRPSALTSYSTAEVSSSENIISEVKQSTPAISENGSSSRKGKEPMEGEPSTKIHDDFTDSFKQWVAYGEALCH, encoded by the exons ATGACGACCTCATCCTCATCAATGGAGAATGGAGgaggctcctcctcctcctctggaTCATCTTCCCTTCATGGCTGTATGCAAGAGTTCAAGCTCTTTCAGACTCATTCC aatttcTATATGATTGGTTGGAATGGTAGTGGCGTGTATAGAGTGCTAAAGATAGACCGGCTTGATGCGTCTGAGCTTAATGTCAGTGAGGATTCCACTGCGTATACTAAAAAAGAATGCTACGAGTTGCTTAAGCGGATACACGAAGGAAACAAGGCCACAGGCGGACTGAAACGTGTTGCTGTCTGTTATGGTATCATTG GATTCATTAAGTTTTTGGGACCATATTACATGCTGGTTATTACTGAAAGAAGAGAGATTGGTGAAATTTGTGGTCACCGCGTGTATGAAGTGTCAAAGAGTGAGATGATTTCATTGCAGCATTCTAGCGTGCTTGGCAACATTGCAAATTCAAGAGACGAGAACAg GTACAAGAGGCTGCTGTGTATGGTGGACCTTACGAAAGACTTCTTTTTCAGCTATTCTTACAATATAATGCGAAGTTTCCAGAAGAATGTGTGCGACCATGAGAGTGGTGGTACTCTCTATAAGAAAATGTTTGTGTGGAACGAGTTCTTGACTCGGGGAATTCGACATCATCTCCGGAATACCGTGTGGACCGTAGCGTTGGTGTATGGTTTCTTTAAGCAG ACAACTCTTTCTGAAGCTGGACGGAATTTCAAACTCACTCTTATTGCTAGGCGTTCCCGCCATAATGCTGGAACCAG GTACTTGAAACGAGGAATAAACGAAAGTGGCAATGTCGCTAATGATGTCGAAACAGAGCAGATAGTGTCTGAGGACGTTCCTGAAGACAACCCCATGCAAATAAGTTCTGTTGTGCAGAACCGTGGCTCAATCCCTCTGTTCTGGTCACAGGAAACCTCACGGATGATTCTTAAACCGGATATTGTAT TGTCAAAAAGGGACCTGAACTATGAGGCAACTAGACTTCACTTTGAAAACCTTGTGGAGCGATATGGAATCCCCATCATTATTCTGAACTTGATCAAG ACAAAAGAGAGGAGACCCAGGGAGTCGATTCTCCGGGCTGAGTTTGCCAATGCTATTGACTTTATAAACAAAGATCTGCCTGAAGAAAATCGTATAAGATTCCTTCATTGGGACTTGCACAAACATTTCCAGAG CAAAACAGCAAATGTCTTGGCACTTCTTGGCAAAGTGGCTGCATGTGCTTTGATGCTAACAGGTTTCTTTTATTATCAAGTTACCCCAGCAATGAAGCTCGATGGTGGTATGAGCTTGTCTTCTTCTGA TGCCGACATGTCTACACATAATAGCTCTGATGATGATAGTGGGGAATATGATTCGCTAGAGAAGAATCTTCCCCCAAGTAAGAATGTCGCTAATGGCGATTATGATAAGCCCGGCATGCTTCAGAGGGGCGTGCTGAGGACCAATTGCATAGATTGCCTTGATCGTACAAATGTTGCTCAATATGCATATGGTTGGGCTGCTCTAGGACAGCAGCTCCATGCTCTGGGAATTAGAGATGCTCCAACAATAGAACTTGATGATCGTTTGTCTAGTGCTTTAATGGGGTTATATGAAAGAATGGGAGATACACTAGCTTACCAATATGGTGGATCTGCTGCCCACAATAAG GTTTTCAGTGAGAGAAGAGGCCAGTGGAGAGCAGCAACCCAGTCACAAGAGTTCTTGAGAACTCTGCAACGTTATTATAATAATGCATATATGGATGCGGATAAACAAGACGCCATTAATAT ATTTCTTGGTACATTCCAGCCTGAAAAAGGGAGGCAGGCGATTTGGGAGTTGCGTTCAGATTCCCGCTCTAATGGACAAAATGGAGAGATAAGCATAGAGGAAGATGAAAG ATTTCTTGTGAAGAGGTGCTTATCGGATGGTAATATTCTGCATGAAAGTCGCACACCGATGTCCGCAATGAGTAGCAAGCATGAAAGCATATCACATAAAGGCTTCGTGTCTTCACGCCAAGTGAATCATGTAACTTCAGAGTCATCACCAGATATGCCAGCTGCTGGGGATGTATCATTATCGAG GTGTACTCCGTCAATGCCTAGCACACATTTTTTTGGAGATGCGAAGAAGATTCAACATAATGGTAGTAGCTCCTATTACTTGTCCGAGCAGGAAGACATGTCTAGTGTCTCAAATTTTGTTGATGTCGAGTGGCTTTCGTCATCGGAAAATCTATGCGAGAACGATCAGTTGTACAG GCCGTCAGCGCTCACAAGCTATTCAACCGCGGAAGTGTCATCATCAGAGAATATCATCAGTGAAGTAAAACAGTCAACGCCTGCTATAAGCGAGAACGGATCAAGCAGCAGGAAG